A section of the Desulfuribacillus stibiiarsenatis genome encodes:
- a CDS encoding CheR family methyltransferase: protein MAISPNDISLSEKEYIQLRDFIYKKIGVNLTESKKTLIVSRLSKRLRELNLASFEGYFRYIDTHKDEVQVLFNRLTTNVTNFFRENHHFEYLTKQHLPKIMTSDAKDKVLRIWSSACSTGEEPYTIAMVIDECLSKYPGWRVEILASDINTDALKKAQEGIYTKREIQGISYERLKEYFKLGVGPNAGLLKVKDSLRKYITFRQINLSANEYTIQGKLHVIFCRNVFIYFDKPTQNQITTRFANMVLDDGILFLGHSESIQSNASASAWNLVQQTIYKKNSR from the coding sequence ATGGCAATAAGTCCTAATGATATTAGTCTATCAGAAAAAGAATATATTCAATTAAGAGATTTCATCTATAAAAAAATAGGTGTGAACTTAACAGAATCTAAGAAAACGTTAATTGTTTCCCGATTATCGAAGAGATTACGTGAATTGAATCTAGCATCGTTTGAAGGTTATTTTCGTTATATAGATACCCATAAAGATGAAGTGCAAGTATTGTTCAATCGATTAACTACCAATGTAACGAATTTCTTTCGCGAAAATCATCATTTCGAGTATCTTACGAAGCAGCATTTACCTAAGATTATGACCAGTGATGCGAAAGACAAAGTCTTACGCATATGGTCTTCTGCTTGTTCCACAGGGGAAGAACCATATACAATTGCCATGGTGATCGATGAGTGTTTATCGAAGTATCCAGGATGGCGCGTGGAGATATTAGCATCAGACATTAACACGGACGCCTTGAAAAAAGCACAAGAAGGTATCTATACGAAGCGAGAAATCCAAGGAATCTCTTACGAAAGATTAAAAGAGTACTTTAAATTAGGCGTAGGACCCAATGCGGGATTACTAAAAGTAAAGGACTCATTACGTAAATATATTACGTTTCGTCAAATTAACCTATCTGCCAATGAATACACGATTCAAGGGAAATTACACGTGATTTTTTGTAGGAATGTCTTTATATATTTTGATAAACCAACTCAGAATCAAATTACTACGCGTTTTGCAAATATGGTATTGGATGATGGTATATTGTTTCTCGGTCATTCTGAATCAATCCAATCAAATGCTAGTGCAAGCGCATGGAATTTAGTGCAACAAACGATTTACAAAAAAAACAGTAGGTGA
- a CDS encoding chemotaxis protein CheD: MKKGLNKQLNKLTYELFAGDYYATNERDIVMSTLLGSCISVCLLDTVNKVAGMNHFMLPSAVRGNDIIFNEDARYGIQSMEMMINAMMKKGAHRLYLKAKVFGGGKVLDTTTSNVAKSNIEFAINYLKMEDIPILAKDVGGESGRKIYFFPDTFEIYLKRIRYNKTLEHAVARERQFLDWMKKQKASTNDDNLTLFD; this comes from the coding sequence TTGAAAAAAGGATTAAATAAACAGCTTAACAAGTTAACCTATGAACTATTCGCTGGAGATTACTACGCTACGAATGAACGCGATATCGTAATGAGTACTTTGTTGGGTTCTTGTATCTCCGTATGTCTGCTTGACACTGTGAATAAAGTGGCGGGAATGAATCATTTCATGCTGCCAAGTGCTGTGCGAGGGAATGATATCATTTTCAATGAAGACGCAAGGTATGGTATACAGTCGATGGAAATGATGATTAACGCCATGATGAAAAAAGGTGCTCATAGGTTGTACCTTAAAGCCAAGGTTTTTGGTGGCGGCAAAGTGTTAGACACGACCACGAGTAATGTAGCGAAATCTAATATAGAATTCGCAATTAATTATTTAAAGATGGAAGACATACCAATCCTTGCGAAGGATGTCGGAGGAGAATCCGGCAGGAAGATATACTTTTTCCCTGATACTTTCGAGATTTACCTAAAACGCATTCGCTATAATAAAACTTTGGAGCATGCAGTGGCAAGGGAAAGACAATTCCTTGATTGGATGAAGAAACAAAAGGCAAGCACAAATGATGATAACTTGACTTTATTTGATTGA
- a CDS encoding protein-glutamate methylesterase/protein-glutamine glutaminase yields the protein MSKIRVLIIDDSALVREVLRRVLSQDPEIDVVGSAVDPIQAISKIKELKPHVITLDLEMPKMDGLTFLRKLMNVVPLPVIVISSKALEGSDATITALELGAVDFITKPAVGVGEGLATLQGEITEKVKCAATVNMRALYNTNRKRILPPSENESISQRSTIKNTDKIIAIGGSTGGTVAVRTIMQALPANCPAILITLHMPAGFTKSYAEGLDKVCRMNVKEAEHGEQVRKGYAYVAPGGKHMLLAKKNNSFTIEITETPPVNHHRPSVDVTFQSVANTSGSNTIGVILTGMGSDGAVGLKTLHDRGAYTIAQDEATCTVFGMPKQAIALGATDIVLPIQKISNEIVQFLSQ from the coding sequence TTGAGCAAAATCCGAGTGTTAATCATTGACGATTCTGCATTAGTCCGAGAGGTTTTACGTAGAGTTCTATCACAGGACCCGGAAATAGACGTAGTCGGATCTGCTGTTGACCCTATTCAAGCGATTTCGAAAATTAAAGAGCTGAAGCCGCATGTCATTACTTTAGATTTAGAAATGCCAAAAATGGATGGTCTCACCTTTCTTAGAAAGCTGATGAACGTAGTTCCTCTGCCAGTCATTGTAATAAGCTCTAAAGCTCTCGAGGGCAGTGATGCAACGATTACGGCGTTAGAATTGGGTGCCGTAGATTTCATAACCAAACCAGCAGTAGGTGTGGGAGAAGGATTAGCGACGCTGCAAGGAGAAATTACTGAAAAAGTAAAGTGTGCAGCAACAGTCAATATGAGAGCATTATATAATACCAATAGAAAACGCATACTGCCTCCCTCAGAAAATGAAAGCATTTCTCAGAGGTCAACAATTAAGAATACCGATAAAATTATTGCTATTGGTGGATCTACAGGAGGTACAGTCGCAGTTCGGACCATCATGCAGGCCTTACCAGCAAATTGCCCTGCTATACTCATTACCTTACATATGCCAGCAGGCTTTACTAAGTCTTACGCAGAAGGACTTGATAAGGTGTGTCGAATGAACGTCAAGGAGGCGGAGCACGGGGAGCAAGTCAGGAAAGGTTATGCCTATGTTGCGCCAGGTGGAAAGCATATGCTTTTAGCTAAGAAAAACAATTCTTTCACGATTGAAATCACAGAGACACCACCCGTGAATCATCATCGCCCTTCCGTTGACGTAACATTCCAGTCTGTGGCAAACACTTCTGGTAGTAACACGATTGGTGTAATATTAACAGGAATGGGTAGTGATGGTGCCGTAGGATTAAAGACGCTGCATGATCGAGGCGCTTATACAATTGCTCAAGACGAGGCTACTTGTACAGTCTTTGGCATGCCAAAACAAGCGATTGCATTAGGTGCAACAGATATCGTATTGCCGATTCAGAAGATTAGTAATGAAATTGTTCAATTTTTGTCGCAATAA